One genomic segment of Vibrio nitrifigilis includes these proteins:
- the nadE gene encoding ammonia-dependent NAD(+) synthetase, protein MEQIIREEMHVLASIDPEFEIERRVGFIKSKLKESGCKSLVLGISGGVDSTTCGRLAQLAVESLNQETNSSDYQFIAVRLPYGEQKDEDEAQIALSFIKPTHSVAVNVKPGVDGIHASTHAALEGTGLLPECESKQDFVKGNVKARARMVAQYEIAGYVGGLVLGTDHSAENITGFYTKYGDGACDLAPLFGLSKRQVRQVSAKLGAPEVLVHKVPTADLEELTPQKADEDALNLTYDQIDDFLEGKDVAPEVTQRIVAIYQATQHKRQPIPTIYD, encoded by the coding sequence ATGGAACAAATTATACGCGAAGAGATGCATGTACTCGCGAGCATCGACCCTGAATTTGAAATTGAACGCCGCGTAGGCTTCATTAAAAGCAAGTTAAAAGAATCTGGCTGCAAATCCCTTGTTCTAGGTATCAGTGGTGGTGTCGATTCGACCACTTGTGGCCGCTTAGCTCAACTTGCCGTTGAATCTCTAAATCAAGAAACGAATAGCTCTGATTATCAATTTATTGCGGTTCGTTTACCTTACGGGGAACAAAAAGATGAAGACGAGGCACAAATTGCCTTATCTTTCATCAAACCGACTCACTCGGTTGCTGTTAATGTAAAACCAGGCGTAGATGGCATTCATGCTTCAACACATGCTGCGCTAGAAGGCACAGGCCTACTTCCAGAATGTGAATCTAAACAAGATTTCGTAAAAGGTAACGTTAAAGCTCGCGCACGTATGGTTGCTCAGTATGAAATCGCTGGTTATGTGGGTGGCCTTGTCCTGGGTACCGACCACTCAGCGGAAAACATCACTGGCTTCTATACCAAATACGGTGATGGCGCTTGTGATTTAGCCCCACTATTTGGTTTGAGCAAACGCCAAGTTCGTCAAGTTTCTGCCAAACTGGGCGCGCCAGAAGTACTAGTGCATAAGGTACCGACAGCCGATCTGGAAGAATTAACACCACAAAAAGCGGATGAAGATGCGCTAAACCTCACCTATGATCAAATCGATGATTTCTTAGAAGGCAAAGATGTGGCTCCAGAAGTAACACAACGTATTGTTGCTATATACCAAGCCACCCAGCATAAACGTCAACCGATCCCAACGATCTACGACTAA
- a CDS encoding anaerobic C4-dicarboxylate transporter: protein MLYLEFLFLLLMLYIGSRYGGIGLGVVSGIGLVIEVFIFHMPPTSPPITVMLIILAVVTCASILEAAGGLKYMLQIAEKLLRKNPKRVTLIAPFVTYTMTFMLGTGHAVYSIMPIIGDVALKNNIRPERPMAAASVASQVGITASPISAAVVYYLAQLSEIDHHITLLSILMVTIPSTLFGVLLMALYSLRRGKELDADPEYQEKLKDPTFKERIDSTTATTLNEKLPNSSRNAVILFILSLLAIVFVAMVPDVRTIVDGAKPVKMTVIIQMMMLCFGGLILLITKTDPKKVPNGVVFKSGMVAAIAIYGIAWMSDTYFQYAMPQFRAGIIEMVTDYPWTFALALFIVSVVVNSQAAVARMMLPVGLGLGLPPELVIGLMPALYGYFFIPNYPSDIATVNFDITGTTKIGKWYFNHSFMSIGLIAVIGGCCMGYVLGQIVIG from the coding sequence ATGTTGTATTTGGAATTTTTGTTCCTACTACTGATGCTGTACATTGGTTCGCGGTATGGTGGTATTGGTTTAGGGGTCGTGTCGGGTATAGGCTTAGTTATTGAAGTCTTTATTTTTCACATGCCACCTACCTCACCGCCTATTACAGTAATGTTAATCATTTTGGCGGTAGTCACTTGTGCTTCTATTTTGGAAGCCGCGGGTGGCCTAAAATATATGTTACAAATCGCGGAAAAGCTGCTGAGAAAAAACCCTAAACGGGTCACTCTGATCGCACCGTTTGTCACTTACACCATGACTTTTATGCTTGGAACAGGCCATGCCGTATACTCCATAATGCCAATCATCGGTGATGTGGCACTGAAAAATAATATCCGCCCAGAACGTCCTATGGCCGCCGCTTCTGTTGCATCGCAAGTCGGTATCACCGCCTCACCCATTTCAGCAGCCGTTGTATACTACTTAGCTCAACTGTCGGAAATTGACCATCACATCACTTTACTTTCCATTCTTATGGTCACCATCCCATCTACGTTATTTGGCGTATTATTAATGGCTTTATATAGCTTACGCCGTGGTAAAGAATTAGATGCAGACCCTGAATATCAAGAAAAACTAAAAGATCCAACGTTCAAAGAACGTATCGATAGTACAACTGCTACAACGCTGAATGAAAAATTACCTAACTCATCACGCAACGCAGTAATACTGTTTATTTTATCCTTGCTTGCTATCGTTTTTGTTGCGATGGTTCCTGATGTTCGTACCATAGTGGATGGAGCGAAACCCGTCAAAATGACAGTCATCATCCAGATGATGATGCTTTGTTTCGGTGGTTTGATACTTTTGATTACCAAAACCGATCCGAAAAAAGTCCCCAACGGCGTAGTGTTCAAATCCGGTATGGTCGCGGCCATTGCTATTTATGGTATTGCTTGGATGTCCGATACCTATTTCCAATACGCCATGCCGCAATTTCGCGCTGGTATCATAGAAATGGTGACCGATTATCCTTGGACTTTCGCGCTTGCCTTGTTCATTGTCTCGGTTGTGGTCAACTCTCAAGCTGCCGTGGCTCGTATGATGCTACCAGTTGGTCTTGGGTTGGGGTTACCTCCAGAGCTTGTCATCGGACTGATGCCTGCGCTTTACGGTTACTTCTTTATTCCTAACTACCCATCCGACATTGCGACCGTTAACTTTGATATCACCGGAACAACCAAAATTGGTAAGTGGTATTTTAACCATTCATTTATGAGCATTGGTTTAATTGCTGTTATTGGTGGTTGCTGTATGGGTTACGTATTAGGTCAAATCGTCATCGGTTAA
- a CDS encoding aldo/keto reductase — MMDKVTFTGQGPECSQLVQGYWRLAEWGMSAQERLTFIQQHVELGVSTVDHADIYGMHQCERLFGEALALKPELKQKIQIVTKCDINLTGSIFPQRKVKHYDTSAEHIIHSVENSLQALGVDKLDVLLIHRPDALLDADEVALCFERLQQQGKVVHFGVSNFTPSQFSLLQSRLDQPLVTNQVEINPLNFDVVHDGTLDQLQQLRVRPMAWSCLAGGELSRSSNNHLTERSKRVVDELYAVAQELGAKNIEQVIYAWIRRLPSNPIPILGSGKIARVNNAVDALKYELSREQWYRIWTASMGQEVP; from the coding sequence ATAATGGATAAAGTCACGTTTACAGGGCAAGGGCCAGAGTGTTCTCAATTGGTGCAAGGCTATTGGCGTTTAGCTGAGTGGGGAATGTCTGCCCAGGAGAGGCTAACCTTCATTCAACAACATGTCGAGTTGGGAGTATCAACGGTTGACCATGCTGATATTTATGGAATGCATCAGTGTGAGCGTTTGTTCGGCGAAGCTCTGGCGCTAAAACCTGAATTAAAGCAGAAAATTCAGATTGTTACTAAATGTGATATTAACCTGACTGGATCGATTTTCCCACAACGTAAAGTAAAACATTATGATACGAGTGCTGAGCATATTATTCATTCTGTCGAAAACTCGTTACAAGCTTTAGGTGTCGATAAACTAGACGTGTTGCTGATACATCGCCCTGATGCTTTGCTTGATGCCGATGAAGTCGCATTGTGTTTTGAGCGATTACAGCAACAAGGCAAAGTAGTGCACTTTGGAGTATCCAACTTTACTCCAAGTCAGTTCTCATTATTGCAGTCGCGCTTAGATCAACCATTGGTAACCAATCAGGTGGAAATTAATCCATTAAATTTCGATGTGGTACATGATGGAACATTAGATCAACTGCAACAATTACGTGTGCGACCGATGGCTTGGTCTTGTTTGGCTGGTGGTGAATTATCTCGCTCTAGTAATAATCATTTAACAGAACGTTCTAAACGTGTTGTTGATGAATTATACGCGGTTGCTCAAGAGTTAGGAGCAAAGAATATTGAGCAAGTTATTTATGCATGGATACGTCGTTTACCTTCTAACCCCATTCCTATTTTAGGATCAGGTAAAATTGCACGTGTAAATAACGCAGTTGATGCTCTTAAATATGAATTATCACGTGAGCAGTGGTATCGGATTTGGACGGCATCAATGGGACAGGAAGTTCCATAA
- a CDS encoding methyl-accepting chemotaxis protein, which produces MSAKNKILLTIGGLFTLVILFIVGSGYLSFSSSSESNYTDKLKQEASLIASGVEQKMLRNFDVLKMAANAIDVDGQGELNVDQLVNTLKFMEGNYGVVSAFYGAANGDTYRTGGLIANFNAKSAGREWYTRIMAGESSVMTTPYKATSGKLIMSLVEPVKRQGRIVGIIGVNVGLDELTTYIKELSGNNHLYVNRKDGYIISAHKPELIGKSLYQLRPSYAKYKNQSGSSHTYQADGDTYFVVNAISQELGWTVWSWEKQDNIMAASSDNLKSSIILAIIALLISLGVTYWVVMRLMYRPIGGEPTVIENMVKNTAKGDLSPVAKGGEIGILGAMLIMIANLKDTIKNIHQSAETLETASTQMSDTSSQVKTSSESQMAQLEQAATAMNEMSVSIDEVARNALKASDSAKEANTYSDQGLVVVNDMNQSVVSLVRSIEEVVEANIRLEKETQSIGQVLEVIDGLSEQTNLLALNAAIEAARAGEHGRGFAVVADEVRNLANKTKESTTAITDTIQHLQNEASHSVELMRENMNNAQVTSEKSEVASQALQQIQTAVSHILDMNTQIAAAVEEQSHVAAEIGANVEEINELARSTVAISDKNHARSRELTEIAGSMNKSIQIFRW; this is translated from the coding sequence ATGAGCGCAAAAAATAAAATTCTATTAACAATTGGCGGACTATTTACGCTTGTCATATTGTTTATCGTTGGATCCGGTTACCTCTCTTTTAGTAGCTCCTCAGAATCGAACTACACCGATAAGTTGAAGCAAGAAGCTTCCTTAATCGCATCCGGTGTTGAACAAAAAATGCTACGTAACTTTGATGTTCTAAAAATGGCAGCTAACGCCATTGATGTAGACGGTCAAGGGGAGCTTAATGTTGATCAACTGGTTAATACACTTAAGTTTATGGAAGGCAACTATGGCGTTGTCAGTGCCTTTTATGGCGCAGCAAATGGGGATACCTACCGTACAGGCGGCCTGATCGCTAATTTTAATGCGAAATCAGCTGGTCGTGAATGGTATACCCGCATCATGGCGGGCGAAAGTTCGGTAATGACAACCCCGTACAAAGCCACATCTGGCAAACTGATTATGTCACTGGTCGAACCGGTAAAACGTCAGGGCCGTATTGTCGGTATTATAGGGGTAAACGTTGGCTTAGATGAATTAACCACTTATATCAAAGAGCTATCGGGTAATAACCATTTATACGTGAACCGCAAAGATGGTTACATTATTTCAGCGCATAAACCCGAATTGATTGGTAAAAGCTTATATCAATTAAGACCATCTTACGCAAAATACAAAAACCAGAGTGGCTCAAGTCACACTTACCAAGCAGATGGAGACACCTACTTTGTGGTCAACGCGATTTCGCAAGAATTAGGCTGGACCGTCTGGAGTTGGGAAAAACAAGATAACATCATGGCCGCCTCTAGCGACAACCTCAAATCAAGCATTATCTTAGCGATTATTGCTCTGCTAATTTCGCTTGGTGTGACGTATTGGGTTGTGATGCGCTTGATGTACCGCCCTATTGGTGGCGAACCAACCGTCATCGAAAATATGGTTAAAAACACCGCTAAAGGTGATTTAAGCCCAGTAGCAAAAGGCGGTGAAATCGGGATCTTAGGTGCGATGCTAATCATGATCGCTAACCTAAAAGATACGATCAAAAATATCCATCAATCCGCTGAAACACTTGAAACCGCATCAACGCAAATGTCGGATACGTCTTCACAAGTGAAAACGAGTTCTGAATCGCAAATGGCTCAACTTGAACAAGCCGCTACCGCGATGAATGAAATGTCAGTCTCGATCGATGAAGTTGCACGTAACGCCCTAAAAGCATCAGATTCAGCGAAAGAAGCGAACACCTATTCAGATCAGGGTCTCGTTGTGGTTAATGATATGAACCAAAGCGTGGTTTCTCTGGTTCGCAGTATCGAAGAAGTGGTCGAAGCCAATATCCGCTTAGAGAAAGAAACCCAAAGTATCGGTCAAGTTCTCGAAGTCATTGATGGCTTGTCTGAGCAAACCAACTTACTCGCTCTGAATGCGGCGATTGAAGCTGCACGAGCAGGAGAGCACGGACGTGGTTTTGCTGTGGTTGCAGACGAAGTTCGCAATTTGGCGAATAAAACGAAAGAAAGCACGACAGCGATTACTGACACCATTCAGCATCTGCAAAATGAAGCAAGCCATTCTGTCGAACTGATGCGTGAAAACATGAACAATGCACAAGTCACCTCAGAAAAATCGGAAGTGGCGAGCCAAGCACTGCAACAAATCCAAACTGCGGTATCTCATATTCTCGATATGAACACGCAAATCGCAGCAGCGGTTGAGGAGCAAAGTCACGTTGCCGCAGAGATTGGCGCAAATGTTGAAGAAATCAATGAATTAGCGCGTTCAACCGTGGCTATATCAGATAAGAACCATGCAAGGTCACGTGAACTGACTGAAATAGCTGGAAGCATGAATAAATCGATTCAAATTTTCCGCTGGTAA
- a CDS encoding molybdopterin-dependent oxidoreductase has product MKEHKQSILGGNTVSYTASHWGLYQVESPMSPNMTLSHYPDDHDPSPIGLYLNHPQVEKLRVTKPAIRRGWYEQYYGGKGSPRGGDDYIEVEWEEALNIVAAELTRVKTTYGNQAIYGGSYGWSSSGRFHHAQSQIHRFLNSFGGYVRHKDSYSLGAAGPLMHWLVMPMGELMTSHTDWATLAKHTEIFLSFGGAPRKNAQVSYGGTVDHRLHDSLCTMNKAGVRFINISPVQDDIDTEGSVTWLPIKPNTDTALILGLAYTLWQNKLHDMQFIQRYCVGFDVFEKYLTGQSDGIPKTAQWAADITGINVCDIESLAFDIANHRTMVNMAWALQRAHHGEQPCFALVTLAAMLGQIGLPGGGFGFCYGAENLVGSPNPLFFGPTLEQGQPPIDHFIPVARVVDMLLNPGETFTYQGETHTYQDIRMVYWAGGNPFHHHQNLSQLAQAWQRPETIITHEQYWTPSAKMADIVLPVTTTLERNDIFYANRETVMAAMKQAKSPTGEAKDDYSIFSELAKRLNIAEQFTRGLDAQGWLAYLYTNWQEQMEREYRLDLPDFNAFWENDLLELPKGDKPLVLLENFRKDPGKYPLKTPSGKIEIFSQSIADFNLPDCPGFACWLPPHEWLGSKKAVQFPLHMISDQPKNKLHSQLDHSPHSQKDKINQREPIYINAEDAAMRGLQFGDLVRVFNQRGSCLASAVPSDNIRQGVVRLSTGAWFDPLTPRFQDGQFLLEKHGNPNALTADIPASSFSQGCSAQTCLVEVQRWQGESYAVTAYEQPNIVAKSSEDDG; this is encoded by the coding sequence ATGAAAGAACATAAGCAATCAATATTGGGTGGAAATACCGTTTCTTATACAGCTTCACACTGGGGGCTGTATCAGGTGGAATCCCCTATGTCGCCCAATATGACGCTATCCCATTATCCAGACGATCATGATCCTTCTCCGATTGGCTTGTATCTCAATCATCCACAAGTCGAAAAATTGAGGGTAACGAAACCTGCGATTCGCCGTGGCTGGTATGAGCAATACTATGGTGGAAAGGGATCGCCACGCGGTGGCGATGATTATATTGAAGTGGAGTGGGAGGAAGCGCTTAACATTGTTGCAGCAGAATTAACGAGAGTAAAAACCACCTATGGGAATCAAGCAATTTATGGCGGTTCTTATGGTTGGTCAAGCTCTGGGCGCTTTCATCACGCACAAAGTCAGATACACCGATTCCTTAATAGCTTTGGTGGTTATGTTCGGCACAAAGATTCATACAGCCTAGGCGCCGCAGGGCCATTGATGCACTGGTTGGTGATGCCTATGGGCGAGCTGATGACTTCTCATACTGATTGGGCAACACTCGCAAAACATACCGAAATCTTTTTAAGCTTTGGTGGTGCACCGCGCAAAAATGCACAAGTTTCTTATGGTGGTACGGTTGACCATCGGTTACACGATAGCCTTTGTACGATGAATAAGGCGGGCGTACGCTTTATTAATATTAGCCCGGTTCAGGACGATATTGATACTGAAGGTTCAGTCACTTGGTTACCCATTAAGCCTAACACTGATACTGCATTAATATTAGGTTTAGCTTACACATTATGGCAAAACAAACTTCATGATATGCAATTCATTCAACGCTACTGTGTTGGGTTTGATGTGTTTGAAAAATATTTGACTGGTCAGAGTGACGGTATACCCAAAACAGCGCAATGGGCGGCAGATATTACTGGGATTAATGTCTGCGATATTGAGAGTCTTGCCTTTGATATTGCCAATCATCGCACCATGGTCAATATGGCGTGGGCGCTTCAACGCGCTCACCACGGTGAGCAACCATGTTTTGCTTTAGTTACGCTCGCTGCAATGTTAGGACAGATCGGCTTGCCAGGCGGTGGTTTTGGATTTTGCTATGGTGCAGAAAACTTGGTCGGGAGTCCTAACCCGTTGTTTTTTGGACCGACCTTGGAACAAGGTCAGCCTCCGATTGATCATTTTATTCCGGTAGCTCGAGTCGTTGATATGCTACTAAATCCAGGGGAAACCTTCACTTATCAGGGTGAGACTCACACATATCAAGATATCCGAATGGTTTATTGGGCGGGCGGTAATCCATTTCATCATCACCAAAACCTGAGTCAACTTGCACAGGCTTGGCAACGCCCCGAAACCATTATTACACATGAGCAGTATTGGACGCCTTCCGCAAAAATGGCAGATATTGTATTACCCGTAACGACAACACTGGAACGGAATGACATTTTTTATGCTAACCGTGAAACCGTGATGGCTGCAATGAAACAAGCGAAATCACCTACCGGAGAAGCAAAAGACGATTACAGTATTTTTTCTGAATTAGCCAAGCGGTTAAACATTGCTGAACAGTTTACGAGAGGGTTAGACGCTCAGGGATGGCTAGCGTATTTATATACCAACTGGCAGGAGCAAATGGAGCGGGAATATCGACTCGATTTGCCAGATTTTAACGCATTTTGGGAAAATGACTTACTTGAGCTGCCTAAAGGTGATAAGCCATTAGTATTACTTGAAAACTTCCGCAAAGATCCCGGCAAATACCCATTAAAAACGCCAAGCGGCAAAATCGAAATTTTTTCACAATCTATCGCTGATTTTAATTTGCCAGATTGTCCTGGGTTTGCCTGTTGGCTCCCTCCGCATGAGTGGTTGGGTAGTAAAAAAGCGGTACAGTTTCCACTGCATATGATCTCAGATCAACCTAAAAATAAACTGCATAGTCAGTTGGATCACAGTCCGCACAGCCAAAAGGATAAAATAAATCAACGAGAGCCGATTTACATCAATGCAGAAGATGCAGCAATGCGCGGCTTACAATTTGGTGATTTAGTTCGAGTATTTAATCAACGCGGCAGTTGTTTAGCGTCTGCAGTGCCATCGGATAACATTCGCCAAGGGGTTGTGCGCCTTTCTACTGGGGCTTGGTTTGATCCATTAACACCTCGTTTTCAAGACGGGCAATTTTTGCTCGAAAAACATGGCAACCCTAATGCATTAACCGCAGATATTCCCGCTTCGAGTTTTTCTCAAGGATGCAGTGCGCAAACTTGTTTGGTTGAAGTGCAACGTTGGCAAGGTGAGTCTTATGCTGTCACTGCTTACGAGCAGCCCAACATTGTCGCTAAGTCATCTGAAGATGATGGTTAA
- the ompW gene encoding outer membrane protein OmpW has translation MKKTLCGLAVLSALVSTNVLAHQQGDIFVRAGIASVIPLDSSDRILGSTDKLAVNTNTQLGLTFDYMVTDHIGLELLAATPFEHDISTGYGSLGDVATTKQLPPTLMVEYYFNEPAAKWQPYAGLGINYTNFYDSKFNSTGHDAGLSDLNLDNSWGYAANIGVDYQVNDNWLVNASLWYADIDTTAHYSVGDTRYSTDVDINPIVFMASVGYTF, from the coding sequence ATGAAAAAAACATTATGTGGATTAGCAGTCCTATCTGCCCTTGTATCAACAAACGTTCTTGCTCACCAACAAGGTGATATCTTTGTTCGTGCTGGTATCGCATCAGTTATTCCTCTAGATAGTAGTGACCGTATTTTAGGTTCAACTGATAAGTTAGCCGTCAATACCAATACGCAACTTGGCTTAACTTTCGATTACATGGTAACGGACCATATTGGCCTAGAACTATTGGCAGCCACTCCTTTTGAACACGATATTTCTACTGGTTACGGTAGCCTTGGCGACGTTGCAACGACTAAACAACTGCCACCAACATTGATGGTTGAATACTACTTCAATGAGCCTGCTGCAAAATGGCAACCATACGCAGGTCTTGGTATTAACTACACTAACTTCTACGATTCTAAATTCAACTCAACTGGTCATGATGCTGGTTTAAGCGATCTTAACCTAGATAACTCTTGGGGTTATGCTGCGAATATTGGTGTGGATTACCAAGTAAATGATAACTGGTTAGTGAACGCATCACTTTGGTATGCAGACATCGATACTACTGCTCACTACTCAGTTGGTGATACTCGTTACAGCACAGACGTAGATATCAACCCAATCGTATTTATGGCGTCTGTAGGTTACACATTCTAA
- a CDS encoding Hsp20/alpha crystallin family protein: protein MSLIPRDSWSDFSRLFDNAFPSIRPRFESEFFSPRVDVVEKNNAFEIIADLPGVAKEDVTVTCHNGTLTIEAQTKKELDKKDGDQVIHRERYQGKMVRSFTLGDNIADQDIVAEFNDGELHVNIPKLESQPDEARKITIN, encoded by the coding sequence ATGAGCTTGATTCCACGTGATTCTTGGTCTGATTTCAGTCGTTTGTTTGACAATGCTTTTCCGTCTATTCGACCTCGTTTCGAATCTGAATTTTTCTCTCCACGTGTAGACGTGGTTGAAAAAAATAATGCATTCGAAATCATCGCCGACTTACCCGGAGTAGCGAAAGAAGACGTTACTGTGACTTGCCACAATGGGACTTTAACCATTGAAGCACAAACTAAAAAAGAACTTGATAAAAAAGACGGCGATCAAGTTATTCATCGCGAACGTTATCAAGGTAAAATGGTAAGAAGTTTCACCCTCGGTGATAATATTGCCGATCAAGATATCGTAGCTGAATTTAATGATGGTGAATTGCATGTCAATATTCCGAAGCTGGAATCTCAACCTGATGAAGCACGCAAAATAACCATTAATTAA
- the tnpA gene encoding IS200/IS605 family transposase has product MGDEKSLAHTRWNCKYHIVFAPKYRRQVFYGEKRRAVGEILRKLCEWKNVNILEAECCKDHVHMLLEIPPKMSVSGFMGYLKGKSSLMLYERFGDLKFKYRNREFWCRGYYVDTVGKNTGKIQNYIKHQLEQDKMGEQLSIPYAGNPFTGRKK; this is encoded by the coding sequence ATGGGGGACGAGAAGAGCTTAGCTCACACAAGATGGAACTGTAAATATCATATAGTATTCGCACCCAAATATAGGAGACAGGTGTTCTACGGGGAAAAACGTCGAGCAGTTGGAGAGATATTGCGAAAGTTATGTGAATGGAAAAATGTGAATATACTCGAGGCGGAATGCTGTAAAGATCATGTACATATGCTTTTAGAAATTCCCCCGAAGATGAGTGTTTCGGGTTTTATGGGATATTTAAAAGGTAAAAGTAGTTTGATGCTTTACGAGCGATTTGGTGATTTGAAATTCAAATACCGAAATCGAGAATTTTGGTGCCGGGGCTATTACGTTGACACAGTAGGTAAGAATACAGGCAAAATCCAAAATTATATCAAGCACCAATTGGAGCAAGATAAAATGGGAGAACAACTGTCGATCCCATATGCAGGAAACCCGTTTACGGGTCGCAAGAAATAG
- a CDS encoding glutathione S-transferase family protein — MKIILYSADGSNCSQRVEWALNYKKTPYQRIEVTQDMMHGSYLELSAFGYVPAISIDGYIICESVAIIECLEELMPNPPLLGRSLFERASIREVCEFVNGTIHTPQNRSVLQVIRPDINEQEKRQLRADWISSCLNKLEDRLCLKSAYAVGGSFSAADIFVASIYKKARYQNKIYLPFYERHLDHLRIHEAIESSEPM; from the coding sequence ATGAAAATTATATTATATAGTGCGGATGGCTCTAACTGTTCTCAGCGAGTAGAGTGGGCATTAAACTACAAAAAAACACCTTATCAACGTATCGAAGTGACGCAAGATATGATGCATGGCTCGTATCTTGAACTTAGTGCTTTTGGTTATGTCCCCGCAATCTCGATAGATGGTTATATTATTTGTGAATCAGTCGCTATCATTGAATGCTTGGAAGAGTTAATGCCTAATCCACCTTTGCTTGGACGTTCTCTGTTTGAGAGAGCTTCTATTCGCGAAGTATGTGAATTTGTTAACGGCACTATTCATACCCCGCAAAATCGGTCTGTGTTACAAGTGATTCGACCAGATATTAATGAACAAGAAAAGCGCCAGCTAAGAGCAGATTGGATCAGCAGTTGTTTAAACAAACTGGAAGATCGATTATGTTTAAAATCAGCGTATGCTGTCGGTGGCAGTTTTTCAGCAGCGGATATTTTTGTCGCTTCTATTTATAAGAAAGCGCGCTATCAAAATAAAATTTATTTACCTTTCTATGAACGCCACCTTGATCATCTTCGTATTCATGAAGCGATAGAGTCTTCTGAACCGATGTAA
- a CDS encoding expansin EXLX1 family cellulose-binding protein, whose protein sequence is MKILLFIIMTGLSISPYCLATESTHSGKGTFYSYGGGGNCSFPTPDDTIYTAAMNASDYDNSSACGAYIKVTNTDTNQSITVRIDDQCPECSQGDVDLDKTAFAKIAAIETGIIPISWHYVADPIDENIKLYFKEGSSQWWTGIQVRDHKYPIKTLKYRISGSGNDFTTVERQSYNYFVKNDGFGVGPYDFQITDSKGQTLTVKSISLILNSEIDTAAQFPDAD, encoded by the coding sequence ATGAAAATATTATTATTTATCATCATGACGGGACTCAGCATCAGTCCTTATTGTTTAGCAACCGAGAGTACTCATAGCGGTAAAGGGACATTTTATAGTTACGGAGGAGGCGGCAACTGTAGCTTTCCTACTCCAGACGATACGATTTATACCGCTGCGATGAATGCCAGTGATTATGATAACTCGTCAGCCTGTGGAGCCTATATTAAGGTAACAAATACTGATACCAACCAGTCAATTACCGTCAGAATTGATGATCAATGTCCTGAATGTTCTCAAGGGGATGTCGATCTCGATAAAACCGCTTTTGCCAAAATTGCCGCAATAGAAACGGGAATTATCCCAATTTCATGGCATTACGTTGCCGATCCGATTGATGAAAACATAAAGCTCTATTTTAAAGAAGGCTCAAGCCAATGGTGGACCGGTATACAAGTCCGAGATCATAAATACCCGATAAAAACACTCAAATATCGCATAAGCGGTTCAGGTAATGATTTCACGACCGTCGAACGACAATCTTACAATTATTTTGTAAAAAATGATGGTTTTGGCGTCGGTCCATACGATTTTCAGATTACCGACTCAAAAGGGCAAACTCTAACGGTGAAATCGATTAGTTTGATTTTGAATTCAGAGATAGATACAGCGGCACAATTCCCTGACGCTGATTAA